The proteins below come from a single Melospiza georgiana isolate bMelGeo1 chromosome 4, bMelGeo1.pri, whole genome shotgun sequence genomic window:
- the MEIG1 gene encoding meiosis expressed gene 1 protein homolog isoform X2, with translation MPKDSEVTTEADIKPKSVRRAKTWSDVVENLYRFQQAGYRDEVEYKQVKQVEQVDFWPETGFVKKLQRRDNTFYYYNRQRECEDKDVRKVKIYVY, from the exons ATGCCTAAAGATTCTGAAGTCACCACTGAAGCTGACATCAAACCAAAATCTGTGCGTCGTGCCAAGACATGGTCAGATGTTGTAGAGAACTTATACAGATTTCAGCAAGCTGGATACAGAGATGAGGTGGAATATAAACAAGTAAAACAAGTTGAACAG GTAGATTTCTGGCCAGAAACTGGATTTGTTAAGAAACTCCAGAGAAGGGACAATACATTCTATTATTACAACAGGCAAAGAGAATGTGAAGACAAAGATGTCCGAAAAGTGAAAATTTATGTGTATTAG
- the MEIG1 gene encoding meiosis expressed gene 1 protein homolog isoform X1, whose product MVTQEEPDPPTRVEEKPSLGESSMSSKEALNTEDIKMPKDSEVTTEADIKPKSVRRAKTWSDVVENLYRFQQAGYRDEVEYKQVKQVEQVDFWPETGFVKKLQRRDNTFYYYNRQRECEDKDVRKVKIYVY is encoded by the exons ATGGTGACTCAAGAAGAGCCAGACCCACCCACACGTGTTGAAGAAAAGCCTTCATTAGGTGAATCCAGCATGTCCAGTAAGGAAGCACTTAACACTGAGGACAT AAAGATGCCTAAAGATTCTGAAGTCACCACTGAAGCTGACATCAAACCAAAATCTGTGCGTCGTGCCAAGACATGGTCAGATGTTGTAGAGAACTTATACAGATTTCAGCAAGCTGGATACAGAGATGAGGTGGAATATAAACAAGTAAAACAAGTTGAACAG GTAGATTTCTGGCCAGAAACTGGATTTGTTAAGAAACTCCAGAGAAGGGACAATACATTCTATTATTACAACAGGCAAAGAGAATGTGAAGACAAAGATGTCCGAAAAGTGAAAATTTATGTGTATTAG
- the TMEM243 gene encoding transmembrane protein 243, translating to MEGFPARGYGTGGADNRPLFGETSARDRIINLVVGGLTTLLLVVTLISAFVFPQLPPKPVNVFFAFCISLCCISAGILIYWYRQGDLEPKFRNLIYYILFSIVMLCICANLYFHEVDK from the exons ATGGAGGGATTCCCCGCCCGCGGGTACGGCACCGGCGGCGCCGACAACCGGCCGCTCTTCGGGGAGACCTCGGCCAGG gACAGAATCATCAATCTAGTTGTTGGTGGCTTAACAACTTTGCTGCTTGTA GTCACTCTAATCAGTGCTTTTGTCTTCCCACAACTACCTCCAAAACCTGTGAatgtattttttgctttctgcatcTCCTTGTGTTGCATTTCTGCTGGCATTCTT ATCTACTGGTATCGACAAGGAGACCTGGAACCCAAATTTAGAAATCTAATTTACTACATATTGTTTTCTATTGTCATGTTATGTATATGTGCCAACCTGTACTTCCATGAAGTGGACAAATGA